One genomic region from Spirosoma sp. KCTC 42546 encodes:
- a CDS encoding response regulator — MAKILVVEDDLQLRENISEQLQLSNHEVKTAPDGIRAFELLPTFLPNLILCDVMMPNMDGIAFIRAKNRHALYRSIPVIFITALVTEQDKLLGLEEGAVDYLFKPFLHKELLLKVNNITRRQTELVLHQLEQASAHQETEIQFVKRFSELLEQHARNPSLTADKLSLEMNMSLSAMQRNLKKYLRRNFSELLKGHRLRKAAAFLLETDYSLQQIADRCGFGSLSYFSFSFKEANGMSPLRFRQQHRPKTALPNK, encoded by the coding sequence ATGGCAAAAATACTAGTAGTCGAGGATGACTTGCAGTTAAGGGAAAATATCAGTGAGCAGCTCCAATTAAGTAATCACGAAGTAAAAACCGCACCGGATGGAATCAGGGCGTTTGAATTACTACCCACTTTTCTGCCCAATCTAATCTTGTGCGATGTCATGATGCCGAATATGGACGGCATTGCATTTATCCGGGCAAAAAACCGACACGCTCTTTACCGGTCAATTCCGGTTATTTTTATAACTGCCCTAGTAACCGAACAGGATAAACTTCTGGGGTTAGAAGAAGGCGCTGTTGATTATTTGTTCAAGCCCTTCCTGCATAAAGAACTACTCCTAAAAGTTAATAATATCACCCGTAGACAAACTGAGTTAGTATTGCACCAATTAGAGCAGGCGTCCGCTCATCAGGAAACCGAAATTCAGTTCGTTAAGCGCTTTAGCGAGCTACTCGAGCAGCATGCTCGTAATCCATCCTTGACCGCCGATAAATTATCGTTGGAAATGAACATGAGTCTGTCGGCGATGCAACGGAATCTAAAGAAATATCTCCGACGGAACTTTAGTGAACTGCTAAAAGGCCACCGTCTTCGTAAGGCTGCAGCGTTTCTGTTAGAAACCGACTATAGTCTTCAGCAGATTGCCGACCGATGCGGCTTTGGTAGCCTATCTTATTTCTCATTCAGTTTCAAAGAAGCCAATGGTATGTCACCCCTGCGTTTTAGGCAGCAACACCGCCCGAAAACGGCTTTACCCAACAAATAA